The Streptomyces sp. M92 nucleotide sequence CGGCTTCACCGAAGGCCCTGAAGGAATCGGTCGGACGGTACGGCGTCTGGAGCGCGGCCCTGCGCGCCGACGACCCGGACCGCCGTGACGAACGGACCGGGGCCGTCGCCGAGCTGGAACGGCTCGGGTTCGGCGCCGTGTGGCTGGGCGGCAACACCTCCGCCCGGGACGCGGCCCCGCTGATCGAGGCGAGTGAGCGCATCGTCGTCGGCACCAGCATCCAGAGCATCTGGGAGCACCAGGCCTCCGAGAGCGCGGCCCGCTTCGCCGAGCTGGAGGTGGCCCACCCCGGCCGCTTCGTCCTCGGCCTCGGCGTGAGCCACGGCCCCCGCGTCGAGGGCTACAGCCGCCCGTACTCGACGATGGTCGGCTACCTCGACGACCTCGACAGGGCGGGCGTGCGGCCCGGCCACCGCGTGCTGGCGGCGCTCGGCCCGAAGATGCTGGAGCTGTCCCGGGACCGGGCGGCGGGCGCGATCCCGTACCTGGTCACCCCCGAGCACACGGCGCAGGCCCGCGAGCGGCTGGGCGGGGGCCCGTTGCTGGCCCCGGAGTTCAAGGTGGTCCTCGAGTCCGACCCGTCCCGGGCCCGCGCGACCGCCCGCGCCTACCTCGGCCGCTACCTGGAGCTCCCGAACTACACCAGGAACTTCCTCAACCTCGGCTTCACCGACGCCGACGTCACCGGCGGCGGCAGCGACCGCCTCATCGACGCCGTCTTCGCCTGGGGCGACGAGTCCGCGATCCGGGCCCGCGTCGACGCGTTCCACGAGGCGGGCGCGGACCACGTCGCCCTCCAGCTGGTGGAGGACGACATGACGTCCCTGCCCAGGGAGGGCTGGCGCCGGCTCGCCTCGCTCCTGAAGTGAACGCCGGCCGCGGGGCGGCTGCCCCGCGGCCGGCGCACGGCTCGTCGCGGACGGGTCGCTACTTGTCCCCGTAGCCGCC carries:
- a CDS encoding LLM class F420-dependent oxidoreductase, translating into MNDATASPKALKESVGRYGVWSAALRADDPDRRDERTGAVAELERLGFGAVWLGGNTSARDAAPLIEASERIVVGTSIQSIWEHQASESAARFAELEVAHPGRFVLGLGVSHGPRVEGYSRPYSTMVGYLDDLDRAGVRPGHRVLAALGPKMLELSRDRAAGAIPYLVTPEHTAQARERLGGGPLLAPEFKVVLESDPSRARATARAYLGRYLELPNYTRNFLNLGFTDADVTGGGSDRLIDAVFAWGDESAIRARVDAFHEAGADHVALQLVEDDMTSLPREGWRRLASLLK